In a single window of the Nitrospinota bacterium genome:
- a CDS encoding purine-binding chemotaxis protein CheW, translated as MNRFRIRQEREVSPEKRELHRQFIGIRLGAEEYIIEITKAREILVFDGITYVPRVAGHFEGVINLRGDVVPVINLRAKLGMAAVPLTPGARIIIAESASGAPVGLLVDAVTTVIHLPESGIEPASAAVGEVAAEYIKGIGRAGGSIVGWLDVDKLVA; from the coding sequence ATGAACCGCTTCCGCATCCGCCAGGAAAGGGAAGTATCCCCGGAGAAGCGGGAGTTGCACCGCCAGTTCATCGGCATACGCCTCGGCGCCGAGGAATATATTATCGAGATCACCAAAGCCCGCGAGATACTGGTGTTCGACGGGATTACCTACGTTCCCCGCGTGGCGGGTCACTTTGAGGGGGTCATCAACCTCCGCGGCGATGTGGTGCCGGTGATCAACCTGCGCGCCAAGCTGGGGATGGCGGCGGTTCCCCTCACTCCCGGCGCCCGCATAATCATCGCCGAATCGGCTTCCGGCGCGCCGGTGGGGCTGCTGGTGGACGCGGTGACCACCGTCATCCACCTGCCGGAAAGCGGCATCGAGCCGGCCTCCGCGGCGGTGGGGGAGGTGGCGGCGGAATACATAAAGGGAATCGGCCGCGCCGGCGGCTCCATCGTCGGCTGGCTGGACGTGGATAAACTGGTGGCGTGA
- a CDS encoding STAS domain-containing protein, which yields MKCEIRKAGSVTLFSIQGDVVFNHLNDIRETIKGEMVQSSTDKFLIDLGGVGMIDSAGVGFIVSVYKTVLSRKGAFALVRPNDAVKSVLQTVGLTRLFNIYESEDEAIKAI from the coding sequence ATGAAATGTGAAATCAGGAAGGCCGGGAGCGTAACGCTGTTCAGCATACAGGGGGACGTCGTTTTCAACCACCTGAACGACATCCGCGAAACGATCAAGGGAGAGATGGTTCAATCGTCCACCGACAAGTTTCTGATCGACCTGGGCGGGGTGGGGATGATCGATTCCGCCGGCGTCGGGTTCATTGTTTCCGTTTACAAAACCGTTCTTTCGCGCAAAGGGGCGTTCGCCCTCGTCCGCCCGAATGATGCGGTGAAGAGCGTGTTGCAGACCGTGGGGCTGACCCGTCTCTTCAACATATACGAGAGCGAAGACGAAGCCATTAAGGCCATCTAG